The Sebastes fasciatus isolate fSebFas1 chromosome 4, fSebFas1.pri, whole genome shotgun sequence genome window below encodes:
- the LOC141766946 gene encoding serine/threonine-protein kinase WNK1-like isoform X2 produces MSEKPDDKMVKFLAPPQKSGNGPSSGSDSMVSECRPTEVRRRHHTMERDRCNPEHRFLRRSVISDSNATALALPLPSKIPIPAPQRVQLRETVPQRQLAAATAHLPRAEPNLAQNEESAGTGREQGKEIAKVDVVPSEQEAASVKDTYDGEVVVAARSAPSLGTELPSRTEPESTTEAKVHHEEEGEEEDKDVAKARAEAEQREAEKKVQDDIEEAETKAVGTSPDGRFLKFDIEIGRGSFKTVYKGLDTETTVEVAWCELQDRKLSKTERQRFKEEAGMLKGLQHPNIVRFYDSWEGPSKGRKCIVLVTELMTSGTLKTYLKRFKVMKIKVLRSWCRQILKGLHFLHTRAPPIIHRDLKCDNIFITGPTGSVKIGDLGLATLKRASFAKSVIGTPEFMAPEMYEEKYDESVDVYAFGMCMLEMATSEYPYSECQNAAQIYRRVTSGVKPGSFDKVAIPEVKEIIEGCIRQNKDERYSIKDLLNHAFFQEDTGVRVELAEEDDGEMEAIKLWLRIEDVKKLKGKYKDNEAIEFSFDLNKDVPEDVAQEMVESGYVCEGDHKTIAKAIKDRVSLISRKRTQRQQVREAQEKRRLEEEQQSQLPPAQQPGQQSSTEVPQSQPVPQSAPYVPQQPNQHMSAQPASQQSLQSSNYSTPQSTQLAGMAQGVPYIPQSTGQVPVPVPVQSQSVATIQPESEEPETDQQLQHTGAGHMADRLPGPTVPPDVQPPQSGISYSSPPSQHLQPQVSLPQTQNDPSVVQPQIQGVQPEVVLVASSSQSAPVAPQQIPTQQVMIPPSSQQQPESSTTPQSSTLPPAQTGALQAPVSVPQSTPAEQPGSSALVPPSVESCLSDAASGLSDGNDGSSGGRHEGRSLKRHQRRSVRSRSRHEKTAKAKLNVLSISNVGDRVAECQLETHNRKMVTFKFDLDGDNPEEIAQIMVESEFILESERESFIEQVREVIEMADEKGDGMKEGFPQMSDHQQQPQLSIPMLPGISPSTTAQVVHSAGRRFIVSPVPESRLKEQFFGASSANTSFGDESVPLGLSLSAPSGILQQAFSKMKQARVERCNTIDPPAAEPEPGTVPATEAGLGPNSNNILVPPEAVASTASATFPGVPLASTATPSPPPSTGRVSPPPVTTQSQTAAPVSSDPSPPPQSSHEAAPSQLPPAANIPPTSSTGSPPSVQTSVPAVSGPQQSSGSVSVPSVASGTSSGTGTVPASEQQPFNGAVSSSQPVNSSILASQSQPPPPTSLPGQNQNQNQNQNQAQAQPVESEGAELLNKTAGRDDIQALDKKLRSLFKDQSSTSASVDQNTGTSSPPTGTSSPPPGAALVPPSNLPLTSGVQATTPGQGITPAGQTPPLKPRAQTLPTGFDQAATPPSEPVPPFPGPNQAQQPLGNLDAQLRRALSPETVQGGDRVQPPAAGFTLGRFQVSVAADGASNSVPDPSSVVSSSSLTPSSTSSSSSSSSSSSSPSSPENTLHRSSSLSKGVCETDTVNGASSLSAGPAHQPTTVGRFQVSPSTNATSGPTTDSKVGRFSVTVTPAPAAGSSPTHSSSMQNGPSSSTSDPHNAYTRYSSDNDDDSETEDEALQKEISRLREKHMMEIQTLQTRQKEEIETLFTRMGKPPPPSVCSPAVAMAGGRRRLKSKSKSHKSARSSGQPSPAHSGSPASAQSLHGSESPPKQSSPSETAAEASQAVNRSSIKQLRSSPSMPSLSSCSTGSGGTSSTNGSGYCQNQSTSLTQATGPAPPSSHTLKGKGTFTDDLHQLVDNWARDAISLSQCKKGPKTGAPAPTGHDIIPPANMGRKFSAPGYLCPTLPTPSSTTSTTSTHLPNPANPSVPLGPRKGSLGPVASGFGYPSAPYSAPQWAGPTGTCQVSMLNPAQPLTQYQPPTTASVSLHQGYHMGTAPAPQSSVSPGGPNLRPT; encoded by the exons ATGTCGGAAAAGCCAGACGACAAAATGGTGAAGTTCCTGGCTCCCCCTCAGAAGAGTGGAAATGGCCCCAGTTCTGGTTCAGATTCGATGGTGAGTGAGTGCCGGCCAACAGAAGTGAGACGCCGGCATCACACCATGGAGCGCGATCGATGTAACCCTGAACACCGTTTCTTGCGCCGCAGTGTCATCAGTGATTCCAATGCTACAGCATTAGCCCTCCCTTTACCCAGCAAGATCCCCATCCCTGCACCTCAACGGGTTCAGCTACGAGAAACCGTGCCCCAGCGGCAACTGGCTGCAGCTACTGCTCATTTGCCGCGGGCTGAACCAAATTTAGCTCAAAATGAAGAGTCTGCTGGGACAGGAAGAGAACAAGGAAAAGAAATAGCCAAGGTGGATGTAGTGCCTTCAGAGCAGGAGGCTGCCAGTGTAAAAGATACCTATGATGGAGAAGTGGTGGTAGCAGCCCGCTCTGCACCGAGCTTAGGAACAGAATTGCCAAGTCGGACCGAACCTGAAAGCACCACTGAGGCGAAGGTACATCATGAAGAAGAGGGGGAAGAAGAAGATAAGGACGTTGCTAAGGCACGAGCAGAGGCTGAGCAGAGAGAAGCTGAGAAAAAAGTGCAGGACGACATTGAAGAGGCAGAGACCAAAGCAGTGGGAACATCACCAGATGGGCGTTTCTTAAAGTTTGATATAGAAATCGGACGTGGCTCCTTCAAGACTGTCTACAAGGGCTTGGACACTGAGACCACAGTGGAGGTGGCTTGGTGTGAGCTGCAG GATCGTAAGCTGTCAAAGACGGAGCGGCAGCGCTTTAAGGAGGAAGCGgggatgttaaagggactacAGCATCCCAACATTGTCCGCTTTTACGACTCCTGGGAGGGACCCTCCAAAGGCAGGAAGTGCATTGTGCTGGTCACTGAACTCATGACTTCTGGCACACTCAAAAC ATATCTGAAGCGGTTCAAGGTGATGAAAATTAAAGTGCTGCGGAGCTGGTGTAGACAAATCCTCAAGGGGCTCCACTTCCTTCACACTCGGGCTCCCCCCATCATCCACAGGGACCTCAAGTGCGACAATATTTTCATCACAGGCCCAACAGGATCCGTCAAGATTGGAGATTTGGGACTGGCCACACTGAAGCGCGCATCATTTGCCAAGAGTGTTATAG GTACCCCTGAGTTCATGGCGCCTGAGATGTATGAGGAGAAGTACGACGAGTCAGTGGATGTGTATGCCTTTGGAATGTGCATGCTGGAGATGGCCACCTCAGAGTACCCTTACTCAGAGTGCCAGAATGCTGCACAGATCTACCGCAGAGTTACCAGC GGGGTGAAGCCGGGCAGCTTCGACAAGGTAGCCATTCCTGAAGTGAAGGAGATCATCGAGGGATGTATTCGCCAGAACAAGGACGAGAG GTACTCGATCAAGGACCTTCTGAACCACGCCTTCTTCCAGGAGGACACGGGGGTGCGTGTGGAGTTGGCGGAAGAAGacgatggagagatggaggcgATTAAGCTGTGGCTGAGAATTGAGGATGTCAAGAAACTGAAGGGGAAGTACAAAGACAACGAAGCTATCGAGTTTTCCTTTGACCTCAACAAAGACGTCCCGGAGGATGTGGCTCAGGAAATG GTGGAGTCTGGTTACGTCTGTGAAGGTGACCACAAGACCATCGCGAAGGCCATAAAGGACAGAGTGTCTCTAATCAGTCGCAAGAGAACACAGCGGCAGCAG GTCCGAGAAGCTCAGGAGAAGAGAAGGCTAGAAGAAGAACAGCAGAGTCAGTTACCTCCAGCACAGCAACCGGGCCAACAGTCGAGCACCGAGGTGCCTCAGTCCCAGCCGGTGCCACAGTCTGCTCCGTATGTCCCTCAACAACCAAACCAACATATGTCTGCCCAACCTGCATCTCAGCAGAGCCTTCAGAGCTCCAACTATAGCACTCCACAATCAACCCAACTGGCTGGCATGGCACAGGGTGTCCCTTATATCCCCCAGTCAACTGGGCAAGTCCCAGTACCGGTCCCAGTTCAGAGTCAGAGCGTGGCCACCATCCAGCCAGAGTCAGAGGAGCCTGAGACGGACCAACAGCTACAGCACACTGGAG CCGGTCACATGGCAGACAGACTACCTGGTCCCACCGTCCCTCCCGATGTCCAGCCTCCTCAGTCTGGAATATCCTACAGCTCCCCTCCCAGTCAGCACCTTCAGCCCCAGGTGTCTCTCCcacagacacaaaacgaccCGTCAGTG GTTCAACCCCAGATTCAAGGTGTGCAGCCTGAAGTTGTTCTTGTTGCTTCCAGCAGCCAGTCTGCTCCAGTGGCACCTCAACAG ATTCCCACCCAGCAGGTGATGATACCTCCGTCCTCTCAGCAACAGCCAGAGAGCAGCACTACTCCTCAGAGCTCCACTCTACCACCGGCCCAGACCGGAGCTCTACAG GCCCCCGTCAGCGTTCCTCAGTCAACACCCGCGGAGCAGCCGGGGTCTTCTGCTCTGGTGCCGCCGTCTGTAGAAAG CTGCCTGTCAGATGCAGCTTCAGGTCTCAGTGACGGCAACGACGGAAGTTCAGGAGGTCGCCACGAGGGGCGCTCACTGAAACGTCACCAGCGGCGATCTGTACGCAGCCGATCCCGCCACGAGAAGACTGCAAAGGCCAAGCTGAATGTTCTCAGT ATCTCTAATGTGGGAGACAGAGTAGCTGAGTGCCAGCTGGAAACACACAACAGGAAGATGGTGACCTTCAAATTTGACCTTGATGGTGATAATCCGGAGGAGATTGCACAGATCATG GTTGAGAGTGAGTTCATCTTGGAGAGTGAGCGGGAGTCCTTCATCGAGCAGGTCCGTGAAGTCATAGAAATGGCTGATGAGAAAGGAGATGGCATGAAGGAAGGCTTTCCTCAG ATGAGTGATCACCAACAGCAGCCTCAGCTGTCTATTCCCATGCTGCCAG GTATCTCCCCGAGCACTACGGCCCAGGTGGTGCACTCAGCAGGACGCCGGTTCATAGTCAGCCCGGTGCCGGAGTCTCGTCTTAAAGAACAGTTCTTTGGCGCTTCTTCTGCTAACACCTCCTTTGGAGACGAGTCAG TTCCGTTGGGTCTTTCTCTGTCCGCTCCATCTGGGATTCTCCAGCAGGCTTTCAGTAAAATGAAGCAGGCTCGTGTAGAGCGATGCAACACCATCGATCCTCCTGCTGCTGAACCAGAACCAGGCACCGTCCCGGCCACAGAGGCGGGACTCGGCCCAAACTCTAACAACATCCTGGTTCCTCCAGAAGCCGTAGCTTCCACTGCTAGCGCTACTTTTCCTGGCGTGCCTCTTGCATCGACTGCAACGCCCTCGCCACCTCCCTCCACTGGGAGGGTTTCCCCCCCGCCTGTAACCACTCAGTCCCAGACTGCAGCTCCCGTCAGCAGCGATCCCAGTCCACCTCCTCAGTCCTCCCATGAAGCCGCCCCCTCACAGCTTCCACCAGCTGCCAACATCCCACCCACATCCTCCACCGGTTCTCCTCCATCAGTGCAGACCTCCGTCCCTGCAGTATCTGGGCCTCAGCAGAGCAGCGgttctgtctctgtcccttCTGTTGCTAGTGGTACATCCAGTGGTACCGGTACTGTCCCTGCTTCAGAGCAGCAGCCTTTTAATGGTGCGGTCTCGTCCTCTCAGCCTGTGAATTCGTCCATCCTTGCCTCCCAGTCTCAGCCCCCTCCTCCCACCTCGTTACCCggtcagaaccagaaccagaaccagaaccagaaccaggccCAGGCCCAGCCAGTGGAGTCAGAGGGGGCAGAGCTCCTGAACAAGACCGCTGGTAGAGATGATATCCAGGCTCTGGATAAGAAGCTACGGTCCCTCTTTAAAGATCAGAGCTCTACCTCTGCGTCAGTGGATCAGAACACAGGCACGTCCTCTCCTCCCACCGGGacttcttctcctccacctGGAGCTGCCCTGGTGCCCCCATCTAACCTTCCCCTCACCTCCGGGGTGCAGGCAACCACCCCAGGACAGGGTATTACCCCGGCAGGACAGACGCCTCCATTGAAGCCCAGGGCACAG ACTTTACCGACTGGCTTCGATCAAGCTGCTACACCTCCCTCTGAACCTGTACCCCCATTCCCTGGACCAAATCAG GCCCAGCAGCCTCTGGGTAATCTGGACGCCCAGTTGAGGAGAGCTCTGAGCCCAGAGACTGTTCAGGGAGGTGACAGAGTCCAGCCTCCAGCAGCAGGTTTCACACTGGGACGGTTCCAA GTCTCTGTTGCTGCTGACGGTGCGTCCAACAGCGTTCCAGATCCCTCGAGCGttgtttcctcttcttccctcACGCCGTcttctacctcctcctcctcctcttcttcttcctcttcctcctccccctcaaGTCCAGAAAATACCCTCCACCGCTCGTCCTCTCTGTCTAAAGGAGTTTGTGAAACTGACACTGTAAATggagcctcctctctctctgctggtccTGCTCATCAGCCCACCACTGTCGGGCGCTTCCAAGTGTCCCCGAGCACCAACGCCACATCTGGGCCAACCACTGACTCTAAAGTGGGACGTTTTTCCGTCACAG TGACTCCAGCTCCAGCAGCCGGCTCCAGTCCAACACATAGTTCCAGTATGCAGAACGGACCCTCATCCTCAACGTCCGATCCTCATAACGCTTACACCCGTTACAGTAGTGACAATGACGACGACTCTGAGACCGAGGACGAAGCTCTGCAGAAAGAAATCAGCCGTCTCAGAGAAAA ACATATGATGGAGATCCAGACGCTGCAGACCCGTCAGAAAGAGGAGATAGAGACCTTGTTCACGCGGATGGgaaaacctcctcctccttcggTCTGCTCCCCTGCCGTGGCGATGGCCGGAGGTCGTCGAAGGCTCAAGAGCAAAAGCAAAAGCCACAAATCTGCTCGCAGCAGTGGACAGCCCAGCCCCGCGCACTCAG GATCCCCGGCCTCAGCTCAGAGTCTGCATGGTTCAGAGTCTCCTCCGAAGCAAAGTTCCCCCTCAGAAACAGCCGCAGAGGCCTCGCAGGCCGTTAACAGGTCCTCCATAAAGCAGCTCAGATCCTCTCCATCCATGCCCAGCCTCAGTAGTTGCTCCACGG GATCAGGTGGGACCAGCTCCACGAATGGTTCAGGCTACTGTCAGAACCAGTCTACTTCTCTGACCCAGGCGACTGGACccgctcctccttcctctcacaCCCTGAAGGGCAAGGGCACCTTCACCGATGACCTGCACCAGCTGGTGGATAACTGGGCCCGGGATGCCATCAGCCTGTCCCAGTGCAAGAAAGGACCCAAAACTGGAGCACCAGCACCAACTGGACACGAT
- the LOC141766946 gene encoding serine/threonine-protein kinase WNK1-like isoform X1 translates to MSEKPDDKMVKFLAPPQKSGNGPSSGSDSMVSECRPTEVRRRHHTMERDRCNPEHRFLRRSVISDSNATALALPLPSKIPIPAPQRVQLRETVPQRQLAAATAHLPRAEPNLAQNEESAGTGREQGKEIAKVDVVPSEQEAASVKDTYDGEVVVAARSAPSLGTELPSRTEPESTTEAKVHHEEEGEEEDKDVAKARAEAEQREAEKKVQDDIEEAETKAVGTSPDGRFLKFDIEIGRGSFKTVYKGLDTETTVEVAWCELQDRKLSKTERQRFKEEAGMLKGLQHPNIVRFYDSWEGPSKGRKCIVLVTELMTSGTLKTYLKRFKVMKIKVLRSWCRQILKGLHFLHTRAPPIIHRDLKCDNIFITGPTGSVKIGDLGLATLKRASFAKSVIGTPEFMAPEMYEEKYDESVDVYAFGMCMLEMATSEYPYSECQNAAQIYRRVTSGVKPGSFDKVAIPEVKEIIEGCIRQNKDERYSIKDLLNHAFFQEDTGVRVELAEEDDGEMEAIKLWLRIEDVKKLKGKYKDNEAIEFSFDLNKDVPEDVAQEMVESGYVCEGDHKTIAKAIKDRVSLISRKRTQRQQVREAQEKRRLEEEQQSQLPPAQQPGQQSSTEVPQSQPVPQSAPYVPQQPNQHMSAQPASQQSLQSSNYSTPQSTQLAGMAQGVPYIPQSTGQVPVPVPVQSQSVATIQPESEEPETDQQLQHTGAGHMADRLPGPTVPPDVQPPQSGISYSSPPSQHLQPQVSLPQTQNDPSVVQPQIQGVQPEVVLVASSSQSAPVAPQQYGVYYQPSLPPQIPTQQVMIPPSSQQQPESSTTPQSSTLPPAQTGALQAPVSVPQSTPAEQPGSSALVPPSVESCLSDAASGLSDGNDGSSGGRHEGRSLKRHQRRSVRSRSRHEKTAKAKLNVLSISNVGDRVAECQLETHNRKMVTFKFDLDGDNPEEIAQIMVESEFILESERESFIEQVREVIEMADEKGDGMKEGFPQMSDHQQQPQLSIPMLPGISPSTTAQVVHSAGRRFIVSPVPESRLKEQFFGASSANTSFGDESVPLGLSLSAPSGILQQAFSKMKQARVERCNTIDPPAAEPEPGTVPATEAGLGPNSNNILVPPEAVASTASATFPGVPLASTATPSPPPSTGRVSPPPVTTQSQTAAPVSSDPSPPPQSSHEAAPSQLPPAANIPPTSSTGSPPSVQTSVPAVSGPQQSSGSVSVPSVASGTSSGTGTVPASEQQPFNGAVSSSQPVNSSILASQSQPPPPTSLPGQNQNQNQNQNQAQAQPVESEGAELLNKTAGRDDIQALDKKLRSLFKDQSSTSASVDQNTGTSSPPTGTSSPPPGAALVPPSNLPLTSGVQATTPGQGITPAGQTPPLKPRAQTLPTGFDQAATPPSEPVPPFPGPNQAQQPLGNLDAQLRRALSPETVQGGDRVQPPAAGFTLGRFQVSVAADGASNSVPDPSSVVSSSSLTPSSTSSSSSSSSSSSSPSSPENTLHRSSSLSKGVCETDTVNGASSLSAGPAHQPTTVGRFQVSPSTNATSGPTTDSKVGRFSVTVTPAPAAGSSPTHSSSMQNGPSSSTSDPHNAYTRYSSDNDDDSETEDEALQKEISRLREKHMMEIQTLQTRQKEEIETLFTRMGKPPPPSVCSPAVAMAGGRRRLKSKSKSHKSARSSGQPSPAHSGSPASAQSLHGSESPPKQSSPSETAAEASQAVNRSSIKQLRSSPSMPSLSSCSTGSGGTSSTNGSGYCQNQSTSLTQATGPAPPSSHTLKGKGTFTDDLHQLVDNWARDAISLSQCKKGPKTGAPAPTGHDIIPPANMGRKFSAPGYLCPTLPTPSSTTSTTSTHLPNPANPSVPLGPRKGSLGPVASGFGYPSAPYSAPQWAGPTGTCQVSMLNPAQPLTQYQPPTTASVSLHQGYHMGTAPAPQSSVSPGGPNLRPT, encoded by the exons ATGTCGGAAAAGCCAGACGACAAAATGGTGAAGTTCCTGGCTCCCCCTCAGAAGAGTGGAAATGGCCCCAGTTCTGGTTCAGATTCGATGGTGAGTGAGTGCCGGCCAACAGAAGTGAGACGCCGGCATCACACCATGGAGCGCGATCGATGTAACCCTGAACACCGTTTCTTGCGCCGCAGTGTCATCAGTGATTCCAATGCTACAGCATTAGCCCTCCCTTTACCCAGCAAGATCCCCATCCCTGCACCTCAACGGGTTCAGCTACGAGAAACCGTGCCCCAGCGGCAACTGGCTGCAGCTACTGCTCATTTGCCGCGGGCTGAACCAAATTTAGCTCAAAATGAAGAGTCTGCTGGGACAGGAAGAGAACAAGGAAAAGAAATAGCCAAGGTGGATGTAGTGCCTTCAGAGCAGGAGGCTGCCAGTGTAAAAGATACCTATGATGGAGAAGTGGTGGTAGCAGCCCGCTCTGCACCGAGCTTAGGAACAGAATTGCCAAGTCGGACCGAACCTGAAAGCACCACTGAGGCGAAGGTACATCATGAAGAAGAGGGGGAAGAAGAAGATAAGGACGTTGCTAAGGCACGAGCAGAGGCTGAGCAGAGAGAAGCTGAGAAAAAAGTGCAGGACGACATTGAAGAGGCAGAGACCAAAGCAGTGGGAACATCACCAGATGGGCGTTTCTTAAAGTTTGATATAGAAATCGGACGTGGCTCCTTCAAGACTGTCTACAAGGGCTTGGACACTGAGACCACAGTGGAGGTGGCTTGGTGTGAGCTGCAG GATCGTAAGCTGTCAAAGACGGAGCGGCAGCGCTTTAAGGAGGAAGCGgggatgttaaagggactacAGCATCCCAACATTGTCCGCTTTTACGACTCCTGGGAGGGACCCTCCAAAGGCAGGAAGTGCATTGTGCTGGTCACTGAACTCATGACTTCTGGCACACTCAAAAC ATATCTGAAGCGGTTCAAGGTGATGAAAATTAAAGTGCTGCGGAGCTGGTGTAGACAAATCCTCAAGGGGCTCCACTTCCTTCACACTCGGGCTCCCCCCATCATCCACAGGGACCTCAAGTGCGACAATATTTTCATCACAGGCCCAACAGGATCCGTCAAGATTGGAGATTTGGGACTGGCCACACTGAAGCGCGCATCATTTGCCAAGAGTGTTATAG GTACCCCTGAGTTCATGGCGCCTGAGATGTATGAGGAGAAGTACGACGAGTCAGTGGATGTGTATGCCTTTGGAATGTGCATGCTGGAGATGGCCACCTCAGAGTACCCTTACTCAGAGTGCCAGAATGCTGCACAGATCTACCGCAGAGTTACCAGC GGGGTGAAGCCGGGCAGCTTCGACAAGGTAGCCATTCCTGAAGTGAAGGAGATCATCGAGGGATGTATTCGCCAGAACAAGGACGAGAG GTACTCGATCAAGGACCTTCTGAACCACGCCTTCTTCCAGGAGGACACGGGGGTGCGTGTGGAGTTGGCGGAAGAAGacgatggagagatggaggcgATTAAGCTGTGGCTGAGAATTGAGGATGTCAAGAAACTGAAGGGGAAGTACAAAGACAACGAAGCTATCGAGTTTTCCTTTGACCTCAACAAAGACGTCCCGGAGGATGTGGCTCAGGAAATG GTGGAGTCTGGTTACGTCTGTGAAGGTGACCACAAGACCATCGCGAAGGCCATAAAGGACAGAGTGTCTCTAATCAGTCGCAAGAGAACACAGCGGCAGCAG GTCCGAGAAGCTCAGGAGAAGAGAAGGCTAGAAGAAGAACAGCAGAGTCAGTTACCTCCAGCACAGCAACCGGGCCAACAGTCGAGCACCGAGGTGCCTCAGTCCCAGCCGGTGCCACAGTCTGCTCCGTATGTCCCTCAACAACCAAACCAACATATGTCTGCCCAACCTGCATCTCAGCAGAGCCTTCAGAGCTCCAACTATAGCACTCCACAATCAACCCAACTGGCTGGCATGGCACAGGGTGTCCCTTATATCCCCCAGTCAACTGGGCAAGTCCCAGTACCGGTCCCAGTTCAGAGTCAGAGCGTGGCCACCATCCAGCCAGAGTCAGAGGAGCCTGAGACGGACCAACAGCTACAGCACACTGGAG CCGGTCACATGGCAGACAGACTACCTGGTCCCACCGTCCCTCCCGATGTCCAGCCTCCTCAGTCTGGAATATCCTACAGCTCCCCTCCCAGTCAGCACCTTCAGCCCCAGGTGTCTCTCCcacagacacaaaacgaccCGTCAGTG GTTCAACCCCAGATTCAAGGTGTGCAGCCTGAAGTTGTTCTTGTTGCTTCCAGCAGCCAGTCTGCTCCAGTGGCACCTCAACAG TACGGAGTTTACTACCAACCATCGCTTCCCCCTCAG ATTCCCACCCAGCAGGTGATGATACCTCCGTCCTCTCAGCAACAGCCAGAGAGCAGCACTACTCCTCAGAGCTCCACTCTACCACCGGCCCAGACCGGAGCTCTACAG GCCCCCGTCAGCGTTCCTCAGTCAACACCCGCGGAGCAGCCGGGGTCTTCTGCTCTGGTGCCGCCGTCTGTAGAAAG CTGCCTGTCAGATGCAGCTTCAGGTCTCAGTGACGGCAACGACGGAAGTTCAGGAGGTCGCCACGAGGGGCGCTCACTGAAACGTCACCAGCGGCGATCTGTACGCAGCCGATCCCGCCACGAGAAGACTGCAAAGGCCAAGCTGAATGTTCTCAGT ATCTCTAATGTGGGAGACAGAGTAGCTGAGTGCCAGCTGGAAACACACAACAGGAAGATGGTGACCTTCAAATTTGACCTTGATGGTGATAATCCGGAGGAGATTGCACAGATCATG GTTGAGAGTGAGTTCATCTTGGAGAGTGAGCGGGAGTCCTTCATCGAGCAGGTCCGTGAAGTCATAGAAATGGCTGATGAGAAAGGAGATGGCATGAAGGAAGGCTTTCCTCAG ATGAGTGATCACCAACAGCAGCCTCAGCTGTCTATTCCCATGCTGCCAG GTATCTCCCCGAGCACTACGGCCCAGGTGGTGCACTCAGCAGGACGCCGGTTCATAGTCAGCCCGGTGCCGGAGTCTCGTCTTAAAGAACAGTTCTTTGGCGCTTCTTCTGCTAACACCTCCTTTGGAGACGAGTCAG TTCCGTTGGGTCTTTCTCTGTCCGCTCCATCTGGGATTCTCCAGCAGGCTTTCAGTAAAATGAAGCAGGCTCGTGTAGAGCGATGCAACACCATCGATCCTCCTGCTGCTGAACCAGAACCAGGCACCGTCCCGGCCACAGAGGCGGGACTCGGCCCAAACTCTAACAACATCCTGGTTCCTCCAGAAGCCGTAGCTTCCACTGCTAGCGCTACTTTTCCTGGCGTGCCTCTTGCATCGACTGCAACGCCCTCGCCACCTCCCTCCACTGGGAGGGTTTCCCCCCCGCCTGTAACCACTCAGTCCCAGACTGCAGCTCCCGTCAGCAGCGATCCCAGTCCACCTCCTCAGTCCTCCCATGAAGCCGCCCCCTCACAGCTTCCACCAGCTGCCAACATCCCACCCACATCCTCCACCGGTTCTCCTCCATCAGTGCAGACCTCCGTCCCTGCAGTATCTGGGCCTCAGCAGAGCAGCGgttctgtctctgtcccttCTGTTGCTAGTGGTACATCCAGTGGTACCGGTACTGTCCCTGCTTCAGAGCAGCAGCCTTTTAATGGTGCGGTCTCGTCCTCTCAGCCTGTGAATTCGTCCATCCTTGCCTCCCAGTCTCAGCCCCCTCCTCCCACCTCGTTACCCggtcagaaccagaaccagaaccagaaccagaaccaggccCAGGCCCAGCCAGTGGAGTCAGAGGGGGCAGAGCTCCTGAACAAGACCGCTGGTAGAGATGATATCCAGGCTCTGGATAAGAAGCTACGGTCCCTCTTTAAAGATCAGAGCTCTACCTCTGCGTCAGTGGATCAGAACACAGGCACGTCCTCTCCTCCCACCGGGacttcttctcctccacctGGAGCTGCCCTGGTGCCCCCATCTAACCTTCCCCTCACCTCCGGGGTGCAGGCAACCACCCCAGGACAGGGTATTACCCCGGCAGGACAGACGCCTCCATTGAAGCCCAGGGCACAG ACTTTACCGACTGGCTTCGATCAAGCTGCTACACCTCCCTCTGAACCTGTACCCCCATTCCCTGGACCAAATCAG GCCCAGCAGCCTCTGGGTAATCTGGACGCCCAGTTGAGGAGAGCTCTGAGCCCAGAGACTGTTCAGGGAGGTGACAGAGTCCAGCCTCCAGCAGCAGGTTTCACACTGGGACGGTTCCAA GTCTCTGTTGCTGCTGACGGTGCGTCCAACAGCGTTCCAGATCCCTCGAGCGttgtttcctcttcttccctcACGCCGTcttctacctcctcctcctcctcttcttcttcctcttcctcctccccctcaaGTCCAGAAAATACCCTCCACCGCTCGTCCTCTCTGTCTAAAGGAGTTTGTGAAACTGACACTGTAAATggagcctcctctctctctgctggtccTGCTCATCAGCCCACCACTGTCGGGCGCTTCCAAGTGTCCCCGAGCACCAACGCCACATCTGGGCCAACCACTGACTCTAAAGTGGGACGTTTTTCCGTCACAG TGACTCCAGCTCCAGCAGCCGGCTCCAGTCCAACACATAGTTCCAGTATGCAGAACGGACCCTCATCCTCAACGTCCGATCCTCATAACGCTTACACCCGTTACAGTAGTGACAATGACGACGACTCTGAGACCGAGGACGAAGCTCTGCAGAAAGAAATCAGCCGTCTCAGAGAAAA ACATATGATGGAGATCCAGACGCTGCAGACCCGTCAGAAAGAGGAGATAGAGACCTTGTTCACGCGGATGGgaaaacctcctcctccttcggTCTGCTCCCCTGCCGTGGCGATGGCCGGAGGTCGTCGAAGGCTCAAGAGCAAAAGCAAAAGCCACAAATCTGCTCGCAGCAGTGGACAGCCCAGCCCCGCGCACTCAG GATCCCCGGCCTCAGCTCAGAGTCTGCATGGTTCAGAGTCTCCTCCGAAGCAAAGTTCCCCCTCAGAAACAGCCGCAGAGGCCTCGCAGGCCGTTAACAGGTCCTCCATAAAGCAGCTCAGATCCTCTCCATCCATGCCCAGCCTCAGTAGTTGCTCCACGG GATCAGGTGGGACCAGCTCCACGAATGGTTCAGGCTACTGTCAGAACCAGTCTACTTCTCTGACCCAGGCGACTGGACccgctcctccttcctctcacaCCCTGAAGGGCAAGGGCACCTTCACCGATGACCTGCACCAGCTGGTGGATAACTGGGCCCGGGATGCCATCAGCCTGTCCCAGTGCAAGAAAGGACCCAAAACTGGAGCACCAGCACCAACTGGACACGAT